In Nonomuraea sp. NBC_00507, the following are encoded in one genomic region:
- a CDS encoding helix-turn-helix domain-containing protein, which yields MASLLGEEPLSLTQELDLIAFGQRLRHLRKQRGMTLSDLGSRVSRAPSQLSLLENGKREPKLSLLKALASALGVPIEELLRRQPPNRRAQLEIALEEAQRDPVYAGLGLPRLKVSARVPNDVLEHILGLYGELRARQARGTATPEEARAANAELRRRQREVGNYFPEIEEAAAKALDAVGYRTGALSQSTIQSLVTHFGYTVHTAQDLPRSVRSITDLRHRRIYVKHEQLGMHTPRTILLQTLGHLALGHDKPRDFADFLRQRTEANYFAAAVLVPERAATLYLQEAKSDRALSVEDLRDVFAVSYEMAAHRFTNLATHHLGLVCHFVRNDAGGTIYKAYENDGIEFPADEQGAIEGQRMCLQWSGRQVFASPDRFSVYYQYSDSPTGTYFCVAHVDPSRERDFAITLGVPFKESRWFRGRETTNRTKSNCPGGDCCRRPPTELAERWEGYAWPSARANSHVLAALPPGSFPGVDEADVYTFLERHAAST from the coding sequence ATGGCGTCCTTGCTGGGTGAAGAACCGCTGTCTTTGACGCAAGAGCTGGATCTCATTGCGTTTGGCCAGCGCCTGCGCCACCTGCGCAAACAGCGCGGCATGACCCTGTCCGACCTGGGCTCGCGCGTGAGCAGGGCGCCGAGCCAGCTGTCGCTGCTGGAAAACGGCAAGCGCGAGCCCAAGCTGTCGCTGCTCAAGGCGCTGGCCTCCGCGCTCGGCGTGCCCATCGAGGAGCTGCTGCGCCGCCAGCCGCCCAACCGCCGCGCCCAGCTCGAGATCGCCCTGGAGGAGGCGCAGCGTGACCCCGTTTACGCCGGGCTCGGGCTGCCGCGGCTGAAGGTCTCCGCCCGCGTGCCGAACGACGTGCTGGAGCACATCCTCGGGCTCTACGGCGAGCTGCGTGCCCGGCAGGCCCGCGGCACCGCCACCCCCGAGGAGGCCCGGGCCGCCAACGCCGAGCTGCGGCGGCGCCAGCGCGAGGTGGGCAACTACTTCCCCGAGATCGAGGAGGCCGCCGCCAAGGCGCTCGACGCGGTCGGCTACCGCACCGGCGCGTTGTCCCAGAGCACGATCCAGAGTCTGGTGACGCATTTCGGCTACACCGTGCACACCGCGCAGGACCTTCCCCGCTCCGTACGCTCCATCACCGACCTGCGCCACCGCCGCATCTACGTCAAGCATGAGCAGCTCGGCATGCACACCCCGCGCACGATCCTGCTCCAGACGCTCGGCCACCTGGCGCTCGGCCACGACAAGCCCCGCGACTTCGCCGACTTCCTGCGCCAGCGCACCGAGGCCAACTACTTCGCCGCCGCCGTCCTCGTCCCCGAGCGGGCCGCCACGCTCTACCTGCAGGAGGCCAAGAGCGACCGGGCGCTGTCGGTGGAGGATCTCCGGGACGTGTTCGCGGTGTCGTACGAGATGGCCGCGCACCGCTTCACCAACCTCGCCACCCACCACCTGGGCCTCGTCTGCCACTTCGTGCGCAATGACGCCGGCGGCACCATCTACAAGGCCTACGAGAACGACGGCATCGAGTTCCCCGCCGACGAGCAGGGCGCCATCGAGGGCCAGCGGATGTGCCTGCAGTGGTCGGGGCGGCAGGTGTTCGCCTCTCCGGACCGGTTCTCCGTCTACTACCAATACTCCGACTCGCCCACGGGAACCTACTTCTGCGTGGCGCACGTGGATCCGTCCCGCGAGCGGGACTTCGCCATCACGCTGGGGGTGCCGTTCAAGGAGTCGCGGTGGTTCCGCGGCCGCGAGACCACCAACCGCACCAAGTCCAACTGCCCGGGCGGCGACTGCTGCCGCCGCCCGCCCACCGAGCTGGCCGAACGCTGGGAGGGGTACGCCTGGCCGTCGGCCCGTGCCAACTCCCACGTCCTGGCCGCGCTGCCGCCCGGGTCGTTCCCCGGCGTTGACGAGGCGGACGTCTACACCTTCCTGGAGCGCCACGCGGCCAGCACATAA
- a CDS encoding glucosyl-3-phosphoglycerate synthase — protein MLPEVSGWLRRRTSSAGDWPVRDLVAAKGDTTVSVVLPARDERETIGDIVRVIRRELDGLVDEIVVIDSRSCDDTARVAARAGARVHAQDEILPELEPLDGKGEALWKSLAVTGGDVLVFADADIRGFRASLICGVLGPLLADPTVGYVKGCYDRPLNGAPNGGGRVTELVARPLINLHWPMLAGFVQPLAGEYAGRRSALERVPFLTGYGVELGLLIDLLDLAGLDAFAQVDLGSREHAPQSTEALGGMASQIMLAAWSRLQRQGKIQAFHEPSLLLAQFRRGCCGHDVLNRDVRISERPPMITLPA, from the coding sequence ATGCTTCCAGAAGTATCCGGATGGTTGCGGCGCCGTACTTCGTCTGCCGGGGACTGGCCGGTCCGGGACCTGGTGGCCGCCAAAGGGGACACCACCGTCAGCGTGGTGCTCCCAGCCCGCGACGAACGAGAGACCATCGGCGACATCGTCCGCGTCATCCGGCGCGAGCTGGACGGGCTGGTCGACGAGATCGTGGTCATCGACTCGCGCTCCTGCGACGACACCGCTCGGGTGGCCGCGCGTGCCGGAGCCCGGGTGCACGCCCAGGACGAGATCCTGCCGGAGCTCGAGCCGCTGGACGGCAAGGGCGAGGCCCTGTGGAAGTCGCTGGCGGTCACCGGCGGTGACGTGCTGGTGTTCGCCGACGCCGACATCAGGGGATTTCGCGCCTCGCTGATCTGCGGGGTGCTCGGGCCGCTGCTCGCCGACCCCACCGTCGGCTACGTCAAGGGCTGCTACGACCGCCCGCTGAACGGCGCGCCCAACGGTGGCGGCCGGGTCACCGAGCTGGTCGCGCGCCCGCTCATCAACCTGCATTGGCCGATGCTGGCCGGCTTCGTGCAGCCGCTGGCCGGTGAGTACGCCGGCCGCCGCTCGGCGCTCGAGCGCGTCCCCTTCCTCACCGGGTACGGCGTCGAGCTGGGCCTGCTGATCGACCTGCTCGACCTGGCCGGGCTGGACGCCTTCGCGCAGGTGGACCTGGGGTCGCGGGAGCACGCCCCGCAGTCGACCGAGGCGCTCGGCGGCATGGCGTCCCAGATCATGCTGGCCGCCTGGTCCCGCCTGCAACGCCAAGGCAAAATCCAGGCATTTCACGAACCGTCGCTACTCCTGGCCCAGTTCCGGCGCGGCTGTTGCGGTCACGACGTCCTGAACCGCGACGTCCGGATCTCGGAACGCCCACCCATGATCACCCTGCCTGCCTGA